TTTGTTTGGCCCAGCTGTAATAATAAATTGTCTTCTGGATCTGACTCTCACGTTTACAATTTCATATCATGCTCAGAATAACCCTATGATATATGGATTACTCGTCCCCTCTTTCAAATTGCAAAAATAAGGCAGTGAAGTAACTTGCTTGTACAGCAAGCCCATGATAAAGCTAAACTAGAATCATTTCTTAAGTCTTGGCTTCGGTCACTGCCCTTTTGTACACATGACCTTTCCGATCTGTGTGGACCCCAGAAGATCCATGAAGAATATGAATTGATCCCATGCTGAAATGAATGAGCCTTTAAAACTAGAGCATTGTGTACAACTTCCTCCTTAATTATAGTACTGATTAATTGATTCCTTGGTGGGCATAGGAGGGGACGATCTGGTTTCAACCAAGatgctcacttgtgttttttttttttttcctgcggctggctggtttggggatctgaacccatgatcttggtgttataaggctgtgctctaaccaactgagctaactggccagccgcaTCTGTGTATTTCTGAGAAGtctctttcctctgctttctctggAGTCTGGTGCCTGCCCTAGTATGTGCATGCTCTCTTCTGATTTTAGGGTTTGGCAAACCAACCACCTCTAGCAACTCTCTTGGATTCATGCTATGTTGGAGGTGAACCCAAGGTGGAATGCATGTGGGTTCTAAGAGGGGATAGATAGGGAGATCCAGAGGGAGGGGGTCCAGGGCCTCTCTTTCAGATGTCTCAGTCCCTCCTGTTTTCATCAGGTCTAGAACCTGCCGCTATGGGGGACATGAAGACCCCTGATTTCGACGACCTCCTTGCTGCCTTTGACATCCCTGACATTGATGCAAATGAAGCCATCCATTCtgggccagaagaaaatgagggcCAAGGAGGCCCAGGGAAGTCAGAACCCAGTGTGGGAGGTGAATCTGTaaacacagcagcagcagctgctgggGATGGCCCTGAGGTTCCAGCCCAGGCCTCTGACCACGGCCTGCCGCCACCAGACATTTCTGCAGTCAGCGTCATTGTCAAGAACACTGTGTGTCCTGAGCAGTCTGAGACCCTGGCTGGAGGTTCAGGAGGGGAAGGGGCCCGGGCTGGGGGGATAACTAAGGAAGAGCCTGTGGGACCTTGTCTGATGCAAAATGGTTTTGGCGGCCCTGAGCCATCCCTCCCAGGAACTCCCCACTCTCCAACTCCTCACAGTGGGGGTACCTGGAAAGAAAAAGCCATGGAAGGCAAAGCTCCCTTGGACCTCTTTGCTCATTTTGGGCCTGAGCCAGGAGAGCACCCAGatcccctgcctccctctgcacCCTCCCCTCCTCAGGAGGGGGCCATGACCccacctccttttccttctccctttgaGCTGGCCCAGGAGAATGGCCCCGCCCTGCTGCCACCTGGTTCTTCCTCACCACTGGGGGCTTTGAAGCAGGGCAGCTGCAGCCCCCATCATCCCCAGGGCCAAGCCCAGCGAGGCCCAGGCTCTAGCCCTGAGGCCACGGGCATCCCTGCCAATGCCTCGCCTCCCCGGGTTGCTGGGGTACCCTTTTTCAAGCAGTCTCCAGGGCATCAGAGCCCTCTTGCCTCCCCCAAAGTGCCCGGCTGTCAGCCCctgaaagaagaagaagatgatGGACCTGTGGACAAGTCTCCCCCGGGAAGTCCCCAGAGTCCCTCTAGTGGAGCTGAGGCTGCAGACGAGGACAGTAAtgactctcctgcctcctccagctcctctaGGCCCCTCAAGGTGCGGATCAAGACCATTAAAACATCCTGTGGAAATATCACGAGGACTGTAACCCGGGTCCCCTCAGACCCTGATCCCCCTGCCCCCTTGGCTGAGGGGGCCTTCCTGGCTGAGGCTAGCCTCCTGAAGCTGTCCCCTGCAGCGCCAAGTCCTGATGGTCCAAAGGTGGTGAGCGTACAATTGGGTGATGGCACGAGGCTGAAGGGCACTGTGCTGCCTGTGGCCACCATCCAGAATGCCAGTACTGCTATGCTCATGGCAGCCAGTGTGGCCCGCAAAGCAGTGGTTCTGCCTGGGGGGACTGCCACCAGCCCCAAGACAATGGCTAAGAATGTGCTAGGCCTGGTGCCCCAAGCCCTGCCCAAGGCCGAGGGGCGGGCAGGACTGGGTTTGGGGGGACAGAAGGTGAATGGTGCCTCAGTGGTGATGGTACAGCCTTCAAAACTAGCCAGTGGGCCAGGTACAGGGGGTGGCACCGTGATCTCACGGACCCAGTCCAGCCTGGTGGAGGCCTTCAACAAGATACTCAACAGCAAGAACCTGCTGCCTGCTTATAGGCCAAACCTGAGTCCACCAGCAGAAGCTGGGCTGGCCCTGCCTCCAACGGGCTACCGCTGCCTCGAGTGTGGAGATGCCTTCTCATTGGAGAAGAGTCTGGCACGGCACTATGACCGCCGGAGCATGCGCATTGAGGTCACCTGCAACCACTGTGCCCGCCGCCTGGTCTTCTTCAACAAGTGTAGCCTGCTCCTGCATGCACGTGAGCACAAGGACAAGGGGCTCGTCATGCAGTGCTCACATTTGGTCATGAGGCCTGTAGCCCTGGACCAGATGGTGGGGCAGCCAGACATCACACCCCTGCTGCCTGTGGCTGTCCCACCTGCCCCTGGACCTCTGGTCTTGCCTGCCTTGGGCAAGAGTGAGGGGGCCATCACTTCCTCTGCCCTTACTACAGTTGCTGCTGAGGCCCCTGTGCTGCCACTCTCAACAGAGCCGCCTGCTACCCCTGCCACCTCTTACACATGCTTTCGCTGCCTGGAGTGCAAGGAGCAGTGTCGGGACAAGGCTGGCATGGCAGCCCACTTCCAGCAGCTTGGGCCCCCTGCCCCTGGAGCCACCAGCAATGTGAGTTGCCTTTCACAGCCCTTCGCTGGAGAAGGGACAGCCAGATGGTGTGGGGGTAGGATCTAGGAAGGTGTTGGGGGCTTGATTAGGAGGAGTAATGAGGGACAAACCATCCCTCATCAACTTAAACTTGTTTAACTCCCACGACAGGTGTGCCCAACCTGTCCCATGATGCTCCCCAATCGCTGCAGCTTCAGCGCCCACCAGCGCATGCATAAGAACCGACCCCCCCACGTTTGTCCTGAGTGTGGGGGCAACTTCCTGCAAGCCAATTTTCAGACCCATCTCCGGGAGGCCTGTCTGCATTTCTCTCGTCGTGTAGGATACAGGTGCTTCATACTGCTCCCCCAATAGTACTTTAGTGTCTGTCTTCTAGCACCAGCTTTTCAAGTGGCCTCTCAGGGAGAtctcccatctctcccactgtATCCCTTTGTTCTGTGATATCATATCCTGCCTTCCCGTCAGTCATTCCCCGTGGAGACAGGAAAGCAGGGTCACCTCTGGAGCTCCAGCTGTTCCTCAACAGGCCTCCCTTGGGGAACTGGGCTCCTGCAGctctctcctttctccacctTGCTTATGCTCCACCACTGATTTCCTTCTCAGGTCCATGCAGTCCCTGAGAATCAGTGTGGGGTAGGGACTGGGCATGGATATGCCCCCCACCTTACCACAGTGCCTGCCACTTCCTTCCCAAGGTGTCCCAGCTGTTCAGTGGTGTTTGGGGGTGTGAATTCCATCAAGTCCCACATCCAGACTTCGCACTGCGAGGTTTTCCACAAGTGCCCCATCTGCCCCATGGCCTTCAAGTCTGCACCCAGCGCCCATGCGCACCTCTACAGCCAGCATCCTAGCTTCCACACGCAGCAGGCCAAGTGagacctggggaggagggagtgggcaggagggcaggctgggggtggggcttcACCCATCCCTGCCTGATGTCTGCACCATCTGTCCACTACCACAGGCTGATCTACAAGTGTGCCATGTGTGACACAGTCTTCACCCACAAGCCCCTCCTCTCCTCACACTTTGACCAGCACTTGCTGCCCCAGCGTGTCAGTGTCTTTAAGTGCCCATCTTGTCCTCTGCTCTTTGCCCAAAAAAGGACCATGCTGGAACATCTCAAGGTACAGGCTCAAAGGAGTAAGGGGTGGGTGCTTAGCTGTACTGATCTGGGGCTGAGGGCACATAACCCTCAGGAAGTAGGGGGCAGGGAGAAATGAGGGCTTTGGCAAAACCAGGCTCTGTCTCACAGCAGCCATCCCCCTTGTCTGTCTCTCACAGAACACCCATCAGTCTGGGCGCTTGGGGGAGGAGACTGCTGGGAAAGGGGCCAGGGGTGCCCTTCTGACTCCCAAGACTGAGCCTGAGGAACTGGCTGTGTCTCGGGGAGGAGCAGCCCCTGCTACTGAGGAATCATCTTCATCTTCAGAAGAGGAGGAACTACCCAGCTCCCCTGAGCCCCCTCGTCCAACCAAACGGACCCGGAGGGAACTAGGGGGCAAAGGCATCAagggtgggtgtgggggtccTGGAGGCTGGACCTGTGGCCTTTGTCACTCCTGGTTCCCAGAGCGGGATGAATATGTGGCTCACATGAAGAAGGAGCATGGCAAGGTGAGTGGGCCCCTGAGGGGAGAGAGCCAGGCTGGAGGGCAGCATTGGGACTGGCCAGTGTGACAGTGGGGCTGAGGTCCTGGAGCCTGACTCTGAAATCTCCTATGCCCTGCTCTCCTAGTCAGTGAAAAAGTTTCCCTGTCGTCTGTGTGAGCGCTCCTTCTGCTCTGCCCCCAGCCTGAGGCGCCACGTCAGGGTCAACCACGAGGGAATCAAGCGAGTTTACCCATGCAGgtaacccctcccccaccccttttctctttctgtctggaGGTGGCCCTGCCACCCCTTTACTCCGAAGTACTTTTCCACCTGCCTCTTGTCTAAGTGGACTGAAGGTTGAGGCCTCCCTCCACTCTGCTAGCCCCCCTCCTCTCAGGAGCCACAGACCTTGGCCTTTGGGCTGTACTCCTGTGCCATCCTGCCTGCTCTTCCCCTTCCAGGTATTGCACAGAGGGAAAACGCACCTTCAGCAGCCGCCTGATCCTGGAGAAACACGTCCAGGTCCGGCATGGCTTGCAGCTTGGGGCTCAGTCCCCTGGTCGGGGCAGTACTCTGGCTCGGGGCCCCGGTGCCAGAACCCAGGTAGGCAGAACCCCAACCTGCTGTGTTAGGGCCATGGGAGTGGGAAactgcaggccccaggaagctAGGGTAGGGGTGTTTGGGAGAGTAGGGGTGATGGTGAAGCCCAGTTTCTTCCACTCTTCTCCAGGGACCAGGACGGAAACGCCGCCAGTCTTCTGACTCTTGCAGTGAGGAGCCTGACAGCACAACACCACCGGCCAAGTCCCCCAGGGCTGGACCTGGCTTGGGAGGCCATGGCCCCCTGCGCTACCGGAGCAGTGGCTCAGTGGAACAAAGCCTCGTGGTGGGGttgagggtggagggtggagccCAGCAGTGCCTGGACTGTGGCTTGTGCTTTGCCTCCCCTGGCTCCTTGAGCCGGCACCGCTTCATCAGCCACAAGAAGAAACGGGGTGTGGGTAGAGCCAGTGCCCTGGGGCTGGGAAATGGGGAGGAAGAGGCCCCTCCTCCAAGATCTGACCCAGAGGGTGGAGATTCACCCTTACCTGCTCCTGGAGGCCCACTGACCTGTAAGGTCTGTGGCAAGAGCTGCGACAGTCCTCTCAACCTCAAGACCCATTTCCGCACCCATGGCATGGCCTTCATCAGGGCTCGGCAGGGGGGCAGTGGGGACAACTAGGCGACAGGCCTGGGACTGACCAGCCCTCCCTCTTCCCTGGGAGCCTGGGTTTCACTGCTGCTGCCTGGTCACTGGGAGTATCAACATTCACATTTTGTTCCAATTCTTCTCCCCCCAACCCGAAAGAAAAGTCTTTTGAGGAATATAGTTATTTACACCCCCTCTTTGGGTTTGGCCCTTGGGTCCTAATAGAGTGGGTCCTCCATTCCTCCTTTCTGAGCCCAACACTAATTATGCTCCTGCTGCAGCCCCTCAGTGTGGGACTGGGGGTATGAGGGTGGGACCGAACTTTCATATACCTGCTAGACAGGCACAGGGAATGACCTATGTATGTGTGTTGcggggtgtgggggtgtggggggtggctTGGATAACTCCTTCACAGTTCCTTTAGGCACAGATGGGAACTTTCCTCTGGGCTGGGCCCTGCCCTAGCACTCCCCTACCCCCTGGCATTCaaaccccccacccctgcagtgcctttcacttgtctttttttccccagaaatttcgggggtggggggttggtgGGGACGAGTCCTGTCAAGAGGGGCCcagggagagaaggggacaggCTCTCAGGAATCCTTTATTCttgtagtaataataatactaacagtgggaaaaatagggagaaaacCAGACCATTAAAACTGCTTGTGGTTTAATCTCCATTCAGGCTCTTTCTATGTGAGTTGGACAATGTGGACTTGACAGAGGGGGTGAGAGTCAAAACTGGGATGCCCTTCTCAGGGAAGAGGTGGTATTGACCAGGACAGGCAGGGACAAGCAATCTTCCTCCACCTCCTGTGTGGTGCCTTTTGTATCTTGACCACTGAGGCATCTGTTAGTTCTTCATCACCCCcgccccccgccaaaaaaaaaaaaaccatcagaaATGGCACAGATGGCTAACTAAGGACtttatttcaacaaaaattaaaaataaaaaatcgaGAGCTATTTCCCTGGGTGTGGGGAAGGAATCAGAGTAAGGAATTCTCCATGGCTAGGCCAATACCCTCAATACTGGAGGGGTTGTGGTAATTCCCTTCCTTGCCCCTGTGACGGGGAGCCTCAGCCAGTATAGGACTCTACAGCAGAGCCCACCTATCAAGGGGAACTTGGGCTAGGGGGTCAGTCCCTGGGAGGGGTAGAGTTGGGCAGCAGCATGGCCAAAGGCCAACCACAGGATCAAGTCCTAAGTACCAAGAACGTactctttctccccttcctggGACCCAGAACAGATTAAGAGGATGGCCTGTGGAAAGAACCTCTCAAGACCCCCAGCAAGGAGAAGAAAAGCCCCAGTGTCCCTCACATTCATCACCTCTGTACTCTGGAGGACAGTGAGTCCTGGAGTCTGTCAGGTGGTAATACTGACACGGAGCTGGAGGCAGGGATGCCCCAGCGAGTCTGGACCCCATGGCTGGCTCTCCCACCACTCCCCCTCTCCAGCAAGTTCTTGTGGTTACCACATGATCCTTTGTGTTTCTTGCCTTCCATTTCCCTTGGGTGGAGGGTTGGGTAGGTGGGGTTTCCTGGTTTGGGATTTCTCAGACAAGGACCCTCCCAGGGAGAGCGCCCTGGGTCCCCCCATCACTCCTGGGCCTGAGAAGCGGGTGTCACATGATGCCGTTGGTGAGATACTGGAAGCCGTCGTAGAGTTTGGTGGTGATGGATCGCATGCTGCCATCCACCATCTGCTCCACCAGCAGCTGCAGCTGCTCCTCAGTCATGCTCATGTGGAACCTCTCTTTGAGGTTGCGAATGGTGCTGGAACCGTGGAAGCAAGGAAGCTGAGAACCTGGGAGAAGCAGTGGGGGTTGAGGGTCATGGAAGGATAGGAAAAAGTAACAGCCACAGCAAATACAGAGCCAGGGGTATCTGAagttccccttccctccccacctcagAGATCCCTGATAGTGTGGATGCATTTCTGCTGGGGCAGAGAAACGGAACTAGCAGGAGGCCCTGTCTGGAGCCCATCTTCATCCCACTCTAAAGGCTCTCTGTAGGTGAGGGCAtgtgggcagaggaggggagagggccaGAACCACATCTCCCCCAGTAAGGGCTGAGGGAGTAGAGTCTTAAGACCCAGAGGGAAGGCTGGGAAGAGGCTCTTGGGACTGGGCCCTGCATTGGGCACTTATCTGGTTGCAGGCCTTTGCCTATGCTACGTCTGACACTCACAGATGATCTGGGCCACCGTCATCACGGGGCCAGACGGGGATGCTCCTGAGCAACAGCGACAACCTGTGGGGtaggggcagggatggggaggaggaggagactggCCACTCAGACTTGGTGTATACCTGGAGCCTTGAGGAGGGGGATAAGGACAAGGACCTAGAGGAGCTGGGAGAGGAAAGGATCCTGGGCAAAAGACTCTGTAGATGACAAAGGAATGAGGAAACAGCATAGTGGAGGAAGATGAGAGACAGAGtaaatccttcttttttttttttaataagatgaccagtaagtggatcttaacccttgacttggtgttgtcagcaccacgctcagccagtgagctaaccggccatccctatatgggatccgaacccgtggccttggtgttatcagcaccacactctcccaagtgagccacgggccagccccagagTAAATACTTCTCAGCTCAGAGCAGAAGGGGCAAGTAGTGGGAAAGGGAAGGGTGGTCTGAGATGGGGTGGCTGAGGACACACCAGAGATCAAAGTGGCACAGGAAAGAAAGTGATGATGGGAATCACCTAAGCTggcaaagagaagaggaggaggaaggaggagactGAGAAACTCAGAGTTGGACAAGGGATAAAGGGGTTAGAAGGGACCATGAGGCTGGAAATgagactcttctctctctctgaggaTGCCAGGAGATAGTTTCTGCTGCCCCTCACCCCTCAACCCCCAGACCAGCTCTGCCGGGGTCAGGAGGAATGTCCTCATGGAGAAATAGCACTGGATCAGAAATGGGATTCCTCTGggaacccccctccccaccaccaccaacccAAGTCTTGAGGTAGAATCAACTTTCTGGAAGTCCTATGCTCCAGGGCCCCAACCTAAGTGGGTACTTTGGGCACCTggcctctccccagccccaccttgcTGCATGATCTCCACGATCTGCACCACCTTGTCCATGTGTTTCCGAGCAGCAATCAGTCCTTGCAGCATCAGCATCTTGTAGTAGTTGAACATGTCACCATCCAGGCCACCCatcacctgggaagggagaagaaagatgTGTATATACTCAAGGACTTAGAGTGGGAATGGTTCCTGTCCCAACAGGCCTATCAGAACTCCTTCCTCTCTTGGGGCAATCATGAAAAACACCATTATTTCCCCACTCCCTTATCAGGTAGGAAGCTCCCACGATATCCTGCCTCACCCTGACTTACTGCCATTTCTGTTCTATTCATCCCTAATTTGGAGGGAATCATCAGCTCCCCCTCCCATGACAGAGAAAGAATACAGTGACCCTGGAGGCACTTCTCCTTCCTGACTCACATCCACAAACTCTGTGGTCAGCTTAAAGGCTGACGTCTCAAAGCCCAGGTTTCGGGGTGAGCTGGACAGGATGAAG
The sequence above is drawn from the Cynocephalus volans isolate mCynVol1 chromosome 8, mCynVol1.pri, whole genome shotgun sequence genome and encodes:
- the ZNF687 gene encoding zinc finger protein 687, which encodes MGDMKTPDFDDLLAAFDIPDIDANEAIHSGPEENEGQGGPGKSEPSVGGESVNTAAAAAGDGPEVPAQASDHGLPPPDISAVSVIVKNTVCPEQSETLAGGSGGEGARAGGITKEEPVGPCLMQNGFGGPEPSLPGTPHSPTPHSGGTWKEKAMEGKAPLDLFAHFGPEPGEHPDPLPPSAPSPPQEGAMTPPPFPSPFELAQENGPALLPPGSSSPLGALKQGSCSPHHPQGQAQRGPGSSPEATGIPANASPPRVAGVPFFKQSPGHQSPLASPKVPGCQPLKEEEDDGPVDKSPPGSPQSPSSGAEAADEDSNDSPASSSSSRPLKVRIKTIKTSCGNITRTVTRVPSDPDPPAPLAEGAFLAEASLLKLSPAAPSPDGPKVVSVQLGDGTRLKGTVLPVATIQNASTAMLMAASVARKAVVLPGGTATSPKTMAKNVLGLVPQALPKAEGRAGLGLGGQKVNGASVVMVQPSKLASGPGTGGGTVISRTQSSLVEAFNKILNSKNLLPAYRPNLSPPAEAGLALPPTGYRCLECGDAFSLEKSLARHYDRRSMRIEVTCNHCARRLVFFNKCSLLLHAREHKDKGLVMQCSHLVMRPVALDQMVGQPDITPLLPVAVPPAPGPLVLPALGKSEGAITSSALTTVAAEAPVLPLSTEPPATPATSYTCFRCLECKEQCRDKAGMAAHFQQLGPPAPGATSNVCPTCPMMLPNRCSFSAHQRMHKNRPPHVCPECGGNFLQANFQTHLREACLHFSRRVGYRCPSCSVVFGGVNSIKSHIQTSHCEVFHKCPICPMAFKSAPSAHAHLYSQHPSFHTQQAKLIYKCAMCDTVFTHKPLLSSHFDQHLLPQRVSVFKCPSCPLLFAQKRTMLEHLKNTHQSGRLGEETAGKGARGALLTPKTEPEELAVSRGGAAPATEESSSSSEEEELPSSPEPPRPTKRTRRELGGKGIKGGCGGPGGWTCGLCHSWFPERDEYVAHMKKEHGKSVKKFPCRLCERSFCSAPSLRRHVRVNHEGIKRVYPCRYCTEGKRTFSSRLILEKHVQVRHGLQLGAQSPGRGSTLARGPGARTQGPGRKRRQSSDSCSEEPDSTTPPAKSPRAGPGLGGHGPLRYRSSGSVEQSLVVGLRVEGGAQQCLDCGLCFASPGSLSRHRFISHKKKRGVGRASALGLGNGEEEAPPPRSDPEGGDSPLPAPGGPLTCKVCGKSCDSPLNLKTHFRTHGMAFIRARQGGSGDN